The proteins below are encoded in one region of Hordeum vulgare subsp. vulgare chromosome 3H, MorexV3_pseudomolecules_assembly, whole genome shotgun sequence:
- the LOC123445607 gene encoding uncharacterized protein LOC123445607 translates to MDGEWWRKKWVAWAAAAAIFVVLMLVTPAIPQNEDYHDFADQRSLFLGIPNTLNVLSNIPFLFVGLAGLILCHYKNYFRLCSQGELWSWTLFYAGVTAVGVGSSYYHLYPNDATLVWDRLPMTIAFTSIVAIFIIERVDDRAGTKSLAPLVIAGALSILYWSFFDDLRPYAIIQFVPCIVIPVMAIVIPPMYTHSSYWLWAAGFYLLAKVEEAADKPIYRWTHDIVSGHTLKHLCAAMVPVFLTLMLSKRTIEPDRVSLLQMWKISWREGGSKDSNTVDVKYDYAAVSTTSEQQ, encoded by the exons atgGACGGCGAGTGGTGGCGGAAGAAGTGGGtggcgtgggcggcggcggcggcgatattCGTGGTGCTCATGCTCGTCACCCCCGCCATCCCGCAGAACGAGGACTACCACGACTTCGCCGACCAGCGCTCCCTCTTCCTCG GGATCCCTAATACGTTGAACGTGCTCTCAAACATCCCCTTCCTCTTTGTCGGTCTCGCTGGGCTCATCTTGTGCCACTACAAGAACTACTTCAGGCTATG CTCACAGGGGGAGCTTTGGAGTTGGACGCTCTTCTATGCTGGTGTCACTGCTGTCGGTGTTGGTTCATCCTACTACCATCTCTACCCGAACGATGCCACCTTAGTTTGGGACAGATTGCCC ATGACGATTGCTTTTACTTCTATCGTGGCCATTTTTATCATTGAAAGGGTTGATGATAGGGCTGGAACAAAGTCCCTTGCACCCCTTGTTATTGCTGGTGCACTGAGCATCCTGTACTGGAG TTTCTTTGATGATCTTCGGCCATATGCAATAATCCAGTTCGTTCCATGCATTGTAATACCCGTGATGGCTATAGTTATTCCACCAATGTATACACATTCAAGCTACTGGTTGTGGGCAGCAG GATTTTACCTTCTTGCCAAAGTAGAAGAGGCTGCGGACAAACCTATATATAGGTGGACACATGACATTGTTAGTGGACATACTCTTAAACATCTATGTGCTGCGATGGTACCTGTTTTCTTGACTCTTATGTTGTCAAAGAGGACAATTGAACCTGACAG GGTAAGCTTACTCCAGATGTGGAAGATCAGTTGGAGAGAAGGCGGTTCCAAAGATAGCAACACGGTAGATGTCAAATATGATTATGCTGCAGTTTCAACTACGTCTGAACAACAGTAG